One genomic window of Polynucleobacter sp. HIN11 includes the following:
- a CDS encoding fatty acid desaturase, whose translation MTEGNTVRAISLLILDSFLWVLSIAATVYFENILIKILFGVIAGFVTGRIFILGHDACHQSFTPHRTLNKVLGRIAFLPSLTPYSLWDIGHNVVHHGQTNLKGFDFVWAPLSKSEYDALPKWRQFLERHYRSGWGPIAYYLIEIWWNKMFFPNKKYRPADRSIFLKDNLLVSAFALIWIGLLSFFAINTGQSVLVALLCGFVLPYLFWNGMIGFVVYVHHTHPAVCWYDNKSEWLRAQPFVSTTVHLTFGFYWGALMHHIMEHTAHHVDMSVPLYNLPAAQNRLETLLPERIIVQPFSWKWYFDTAKACKLYDFNEKAWLDFDGNKTANSVRVLLTPSNNGETR comes from the coding sequence ATGACCGAGGGAAACACGGTTCGGGCCATTTCTCTTTTGATCCTAGATTCGTTCTTGTGGGTTCTTAGTATTGCCGCTACGGTTTACTTTGAGAACATTCTGATCAAAATTCTATTTGGTGTGATCGCCGGTTTTGTGACTGGACGAATCTTTATCTTGGGCCATGATGCCTGTCACCAGAGCTTTACCCCTCATCGAACCTTAAACAAAGTGCTTGGTCGGATTGCCTTCTTACCATCCCTTACCCCGTACAGCCTTTGGGATATCGGGCACAACGTAGTTCATCATGGACAAACCAATCTCAAAGGCTTTGATTTCGTTTGGGCGCCCCTTTCAAAATCAGAATATGACGCCCTTCCCAAATGGCGTCAATTTCTAGAGCGGCACTATCGGAGTGGTTGGGGGCCCATCGCCTACTATTTGATTGAAATTTGGTGGAACAAAATGTTCTTCCCCAATAAAAAATACCGCCCTGCGGACCGTTCTATTTTTCTAAAAGATAACCTTCTGGTGAGCGCATTTGCCCTGATCTGGATTGGGCTTTTGAGCTTTTTTGCCATCAACACGGGGCAATCTGTTCTGGTCGCATTGTTATGCGGCTTTGTCCTTCCTTATTTATTCTGGAACGGGATGATTGGGTTTGTAGTCTATGTCCACCATACCCACCCAGCAGTTTGTTGGTACGACAATAAATCAGAGTGGTTAAGGGCACAGCCTTTTGTATCGACCACGGTTCACTTGACCTTTGGTTTCTATTGGGGAGCCCTGATGCATCACATCATGGAACATACGGCGCATCACGTTGATATGAGCGTTCCCCTGTATAACCTTCCGGCCGCCCAAAATCGCCTGGAAACCCTTCTACCAGAGAGAATTATTGTTCAGCCGTTTTCTTGGAAGTGGTATTTTGATACCGCCAAAGCCTGCAAACTCTACGACTTTAATGAGAAAGCCTGGCTCGATTTTGATGGCAATAAAACCGCGAACTCCGTTCGGGTTCTGCTTACCCCCTCTAACAATGGGGAAACAAGGTAA
- the atpD gene encoding F0F1 ATP synthase subunit beta — protein MSIGNIVQCIGAVVDIQFPRDKMPNIYDALTLVESDEASFAEKGLTFEVQQQIGDGVVRAIAMGASDGLRRGMEVKATGAGISVPVGPATLGRIMDVLGRPIDDAGPIATQERRSIHQSAPKFDELSPSVDLLETGIKVIDLVCPFAKGGKVGLFGGAGVGKTVNMMELINNIAKQHSGLSVFAGVGERTREGNDFYHEMKESNVIDKVAMVFGQMNEPPGNRLRVALTGLTMAEAFRDEGRDILFFVDNIYRYTLAGTEVSALLGRMPSAVGYQPTLAEEMGKLQERITSTKTGSITSIQAVYVPADDLTDPSPATTFLHLDSTVVLSRDIAALGIYPAVDPLDSTSRQLDPQVVGAEHYEVARGVQMTLQRYKELRDIIAILGMDELSPEDKLAVARARKIQRFLSQPFHVAEVFTGSPGKYVPLKETIRGFKMIVSGELDHLPEQAFYMVGSIDEAIEKAKKL, from the coding sequence ATGAGCATCGGAAATATTGTTCAGTGTATTGGTGCGGTGGTGGATATTCAGTTCCCCCGAGATAAGATGCCCAATATCTATGACGCATTAACTTTGGTCGAAAGCGATGAGGCTTCATTTGCCGAAAAAGGATTGACCTTTGAAGTTCAACAGCAAATTGGCGACGGCGTGGTTCGCGCGATTGCGATGGGCGCTAGTGACGGCCTACGTCGGGGCATGGAGGTGAAGGCGACCGGCGCGGGAATTTCTGTACCAGTTGGCCCCGCAACCTTGGGCCGCATCATGGATGTATTAGGTCGTCCGATCGATGACGCCGGTCCAATTGCGACCCAAGAGCGGCGCTCCATTCATCAATCCGCACCAAAGTTTGATGAGTTATCGCCATCGGTGGATTTGCTTGAAACCGGTATTAAGGTGATTGACCTCGTCTGCCCATTTGCTAAAGGTGGTAAGGTCGGACTCTTCGGTGGCGCGGGCGTTGGAAAAACCGTGAACATGATGGAGCTCATCAACAACATTGCAAAACAACACTCCGGTTTGTCGGTGTTTGCGGGAGTCGGTGAGCGCACTCGTGAAGGTAACGACTTCTATCATGAAATGAAAGAGTCAAACGTGATCGATAAGGTGGCCATGGTTTTTGGTCAGATGAACGAGCCCCCAGGCAACCGTTTGCGTGTCGCTTTAACAGGCCTGACAATGGCTGAAGCATTCCGTGACGAAGGCCGTGACATTCTGTTCTTCGTTGACAATATTTACCGCTATACCCTTGCGGGTACCGAAGTATCCGCTCTATTAGGCCGAATGCCATCCGCTGTGGGATATCAGCCCACCTTGGCTGAAGAGATGGGAAAGCTCCAAGAGCGAATCACCTCAACTAAAACAGGCTCGATTACGTCGATTCAGGCCGTTTATGTTCCAGCTGACGACTTAACCGATCCATCGCCAGCCACTACCTTCTTGCACTTGGATTCCACGGTCGTGTTATCCCGTGACATCGCAGCTTTGGGTATTTATCCGGCGGTTGATCCTTTGGACTCAACAAGCCGACAGCTTGACCCGCAGGTGGTGGGAGCTGAGCATTATGAAGTTGCGCGCGGTGTGCAAATGACCTTGCAACGTTATAAAGAATTGCGAGACATCATTGCGATTTTGGGTATGGACGAGCTCTCTCCCGAAGATAAGTTAGCTGTTGCCCGTGCTCGTAAGATTCAGCGTTTCTTGTCCCAGCCTTTCCACGTTGCTGAAGTTTTCACCGGCTCACCTGGAAAATACGTTCCACTAAAAGAGACAATTCGTGGCTTTAAGATGATTGTTAGTGGTGAACTTGACCATTTGCCAGAGCAGGCCTTTTATATGGTTGGTTCAATTGATGAGGCCATTGAGAAAGCGAAGAAACTCTAA
- the rsmI gene encoding 16S rRNA (cytidine(1402)-2'-O)-methyltransferase produces MLEIPSLDALQKQDFPIASLYVVATPIGNLGDITLRALHVLNLVDGIACEDKRHSLLLLKHYGISKPMMAIHEHNELEASKKLIDRLKAGERWAYLSDAGTPGVSDPGARLVAEVQKNGYRTIPIPGASALTAVLSIAGGVLQAAHGQFQFLGFLPSSKNEVEETLRLMIESPIPTVFYESPHRLTKTLTRLSELLSNDRRLIIGRELSKKFESLFLLRPNEISAWLDNPNHLKGEFVFVLEGRDRKIVIESNAPLRLAQLLSKQLSSKDLSAVLQSMYGLQKNEAYELALAVKKGGE; encoded by the coding sequence ATGCTGGAAATACCATCACTCGATGCATTGCAAAAGCAAGACTTTCCAATCGCCAGTTTGTATGTCGTAGCAACCCCGATCGGAAATCTAGGGGATATCACACTAAGGGCGTTACATGTGCTGAACCTTGTCGACGGCATTGCCTGTGAAGACAAACGTCATAGCCTATTGCTTCTCAAGCATTATGGAATTAGCAAACCAATGATGGCCATTCATGAGCACAACGAACTTGAGGCATCAAAAAAACTAATAGATCGTCTTAAAGCGGGAGAGCGTTGGGCCTATCTATCAGACGCTGGCACCCCGGGAGTCTCGGATCCTGGGGCTCGTTTGGTCGCCGAAGTTCAAAAGAACGGTTATCGAACCATTCCCATTCCAGGAGCAAGCGCACTGACAGCAGTTCTTTCGATTGCCGGGGGTGTACTACAAGCAGCCCATGGGCAATTTCAGTTTCTTGGTTTTTTGCCTAGCTCAAAAAATGAGGTGGAAGAGACACTTCGTTTAATGATTGAGAGCCCGATTCCAACTGTGTTTTACGAAAGCCCCCATCGCCTAACCAAGACCTTAACTCGATTGAGTGAGCTTCTGAGTAATGATCGACGATTAATCATTGGGCGGGAGCTTAGTAAAAAATTTGAGAGTCTTTTTTTATTACGGCCCAACGAAATCTCGGCCTGGCTAGACAACCCTAATCACCTAAAGGGGGAATTTGTCTTTGTTCTTGAGGGCAGGGATCGCAAAATCGTCATTGAAAGCAATGCGCCTTTACGCTTAGCTCAATTGCTTAGCAAGCAATTGAGCAGCAAAGATCTCTCAGCAGTTTTGCAGTCGATGTATGGCCTACAAAAAAATGAGGCCTACGAACTTGCCCTTGCAGTGAAGAAGGGGGGCGAGTAA
- the atpG gene encoding F0F1 ATP synthase subunit gamma, whose amino-acid sequence MAGTKEIRTKIKSVQNTRKITKAMEMVAASKMRRAQERMRSARPYSEKIRAITANLSKANPEYRPVYMAVREIKKVGLILVSTDKGLCGGLNTNVLRLVTNQMRDFGEKNISVEFTAIGSKGLQFLNRTKAKLLSQSILLGDTPHMDSLIGAIAAQLDAFERGEVDAVYLAYTRFINTMKQEPVLEKLLPLESDDLSQEANTGHGWDYIYEPDAESVLNGLLKRYIEALIYQAVAENMASEQSARMVAMKAASDNAKNVIGELQLIYNKTRQAAITKELSEIVGGAAAV is encoded by the coding sequence ATGGCCGGCACAAAAGAAATACGCACCAAGATCAAGAGCGTTCAGAATACGCGCAAGATCACTAAAGCGATGGAAATGGTCGCCGCTTCCAAGATGCGGCGTGCTCAAGAGCGCATGCGCTCAGCAAGACCTTACTCTGAAAAAATTCGGGCAATCACCGCCAATCTATCAAAAGCAAATCCAGAATACCGTCCGGTGTATATGGCTGTGCGTGAGATTAAGAAGGTGGGCCTGATTTTAGTAAGCACTGATAAGGGATTGTGTGGCGGTTTAAATACCAACGTCCTTCGTTTGGTCACGAATCAGATGCGGGACTTTGGCGAGAAGAATATTTCTGTTGAGTTCACTGCAATTGGTTCAAAGGGCTTGCAATTTTTAAACCGAACCAAGGCTAAGCTTTTATCTCAATCTATTTTGTTGGGCGACACCCCGCATATGGATAGCTTAATCGGTGCAATCGCTGCACAGCTTGATGCATTTGAGCGCGGCGAGGTGGATGCGGTGTATTTGGCCTATACCCGATTTATCAACACCATGAAACAAGAGCCAGTCTTAGAAAAGCTTTTGCCGCTTGAGTCTGACGACTTAAGCCAAGAAGCAAATACAGGTCATGGTTGGGATTACATCTATGAGCCTGATGCGGAATCAGTATTGAATGGCCTTTTGAAGCGCTACATTGAGGCGTTGATTTATCAGGCGGTCGCAGAGAATATGGCGTCAGAGCAGTCAGCGAGGATGGTGGCCATGAAAGCCGCGTCTGATAACGCAAAGAATGTGATCGGTGAATTGCAGCTGATTTATAACAAAACCCGTCAAGCAGCGATTACCAAGGAGCTTTCCGAGATCGTCGGCGGAGCGGCGGCGGTTTAA
- a CDS encoding phosphoheptose isomerase, giving the protein MKTKPIDELKARAQQHFVDSIATKQLGAKALPSEIARAILLITQSIEAGGKIMACGNGGSAADAQHFAAELMGRFERERRELAALALTTDSSILTAIGNDYSYEEVFSKQVRGIGRPGDVLIAISTSGNSKNVVKAIEAAKKIGIHIVAMTGNGGGKIAVLLSGEDVHLCVPATRTARIQETHLLLLHCLCDGVDHVLFNED; this is encoded by the coding sequence ATGAAAACAAAACCAATCGATGAGCTAAAAGCCAGAGCACAACAGCATTTTGTTGATAGTATTGCGACAAAGCAGTTAGGGGCCAAGGCCCTGCCTTCAGAAATTGCGCGCGCCATTCTTTTGATCACGCAATCGATTGAAGCGGGCGGAAAAATAATGGCCTGCGGAAATGGTGGATCTGCGGCAGACGCACAACATTTTGCAGCCGAACTAATGGGTCGCTTTGAACGTGAGCGCCGCGAGCTTGCTGCGCTTGCACTCACAACCGACTCATCCATATTGACAGCCATCGGAAATGATTACAGCTATGAGGAAGTATTTAGCAAGCAGGTGCGCGGCATCGGGCGCCCGGGCGATGTATTGATTGCTATATCAACATCTGGGAACTCAAAGAATGTCGTCAAAGCGATTGAAGCAGCGAAAAAGATTGGCATTCATATTGTTGCGATGACAGGTAATGGCGGGGGAAAGATTGCTGTGCTACTCAGCGGAGAAGATGTTCATTTATGTGTTCCAGCGACCCGTACTGCACGCATCCAAGAAACCCATCTACTTTTATTGCACTGCCTTTGCGATGGCGTTGATCACGTTTTGTTTAACGAGGATTGA
- a CDS encoding c-type cytochrome yields the protein MSEEHGNLIKNTKQLSIAVIASFFVPLIIIFLLIVYVSSGKNKENVASEKSTETLIKPVGKLNFKDASAPREVQTGEAVYKAVCASCHNSGAAGAPKYGDPSTWGGRIAKGYDALYASVMKGKGAMPARGGASPADVSDYEIARSVVYLANSAGGKFAEPKAPAPTPAAEPAK from the coding sequence ATGAGTGAAGAGCACGGTAATTTAATCAAAAATACAAAGCAATTAAGTATTGCGGTAATTGCTAGTTTTTTTGTACCCCTAATCATCATTTTCCTGTTGATTGTTTATGTCAGCAGTGGGAAAAATAAAGAAAATGTGGCCTCAGAGAAGAGTACGGAGACCTTGATCAAGCCAGTTGGTAAATTGAATTTCAAAGATGCAAGCGCTCCTCGCGAAGTTCAAACGGGTGAGGCAGTTTACAAAGCAGTGTGCGCTTCTTGCCATAATTCGGGCGCTGCTGGCGCTCCCAAGTATGGCGATCCATCTACCTGGGGTGGCAGAATCGCCAAGGGCTATGATGCGCTCTATGCATCGGTTATGAAGGGCAAGGGCGCGATGCCCGCTCGTGGCGGCGCAAGTCCTGCAGATGTGAGCGATTATGAAATTGCTCGATCGGTTGTTTATCTAGCGAATTCAGCGGGTGGAAAATTTGCTGAGCCCAAGGCCCCCGCTCCTACGCCAGCAGCAGAGCCAGCGAAGTAA
- the hemE gene encoding uroporphyrinogen decarboxylase, with amino-acid sequence MLANDRFLRACLGQKTDRTPLWLMRQAGRYLPEYNATRAKAGSFLGLAKNPAYATEVTLQPLDRYPLDAAILFSDILTIPDAMGLGLQFAAGEGPSFTHPLRTEEAVKNLRPADLHQLQYVFDAVAQIRKSLIQDGKQRVPLIGFSGSPWTLACYMIDGSGSDDFRHAKTMMFNRPDLLKHILDINVQSVAAYLTEQLRSGAQALMIFDTWGGLLPDGWYQEISLASMRKVIDQLPQELNGQKVPIIIFTKGGGLWLDDMAESGADVIGLDWTMSVAKARARLVEKNKSIALQGNLDPLALFANPEQIEAQAKKILDGLNKAPALKADLHPLDAHIFNLGHGISQFTNPDSVTVLAKTVIEYSEYLRKA; translated from the coding sequence TTGTTAGCAAACGATCGCTTCCTTCGGGCCTGTTTGGGTCAAAAAACAGACCGCACCCCTTTGTGGCTCATGCGTCAGGCAGGTCGGTATCTACCTGAATACAATGCAACGCGTGCAAAGGCTGGTAGTTTTTTGGGCCTTGCTAAAAATCCTGCGTATGCAACAGAGGTTACTTTACAGCCATTAGACCGCTATCCCTTAGATGCGGCCATTTTGTTTTCTGATATTTTGACCATCCCTGATGCGATGGGTTTGGGCCTCCAGTTTGCTGCGGGCGAAGGCCCAAGCTTTACTCACCCCTTGCGCACGGAGGAGGCTGTTAAAAATTTAAGGCCTGCAGACCTTCATCAACTGCAATATGTGTTTGATGCGGTGGCCCAAATTAGGAAATCGTTGATCCAAGACGGCAAGCAGCGCGTTCCGCTAATTGGATTCTCGGGCAGTCCATGGACCTTAGCTTGTTACATGATAGATGGCTCAGGTTCGGATGATTTTCGACATGCAAAGACCATGATGTTTAATCGCCCGGATTTGCTCAAGCACATTCTCGACATTAACGTTCAATCGGTAGCTGCATATTTGACGGAACAATTACGCTCAGGCGCTCAGGCGCTCATGATTTTTGATACTTGGGGTGGGTTATTGCCTGATGGTTGGTACCAAGAAATCTCATTGGCAAGTATGCGTAAGGTGATTGACCAGCTTCCTCAGGAATTAAATGGGCAAAAGGTGCCAATCATTATTTTTACTAAGGGCGGCGGTCTGTGGCTCGATGACATGGCAGAATCTGGAGCTGATGTGATTGGGCTCGATTGGACAATGTCGGTCGCCAAGGCAAGAGCTCGCTTAGTCGAAAAAAATAAGTCCATTGCGCTTCAAGGCAATCTTGACCCGCTCGCTTTATTTGCTAACCCGGAACAAATTGAGGCTCAGGCCAAGAAAATCTTGGATGGCCTCAACAAGGCTCCCGCTTTGAAGGCGGACCTCCACCCCCTTGATGCACACATTTTCAATTTGGGGCACGGAATCTCTCAGTTCACAAATCCAGATAGCGTAACTGTACTGGCCAAGACCGTTATCGAGTATTCAGAATATCTACGTAAGGCTTAA
- a CDS encoding MBL fold metallo-hydrolase, with translation MTLKLSIVPVTPFEQNCSIVFCEKTKEAAVVDPGGDLEKIEDALSKLNVKLRKVLLTHGHLDHCAGAKELAKKWQVPIEGPHPLEKFWLDQLPEQTVRFGFGEAEPFEPDRWLLDGDTVSLGEHELKVFHCPGHTPGHIVFYDEPTRLAFVGDVLFAGSIGRTDFPKGNHADLIHAIKTKLWPLGNDVHFVPGHGPMSTFGRERQNNPYVGDRA, from the coding sequence ATGACCTTAAAGCTCTCAATTGTTCCTGTGACCCCATTTGAGCAAAATTGCTCAATCGTGTTTTGTGAGAAAACTAAAGAGGCGGCAGTTGTTGATCCAGGTGGAGATTTAGAAAAAATCGAAGACGCCTTATCGAAGCTGAATGTCAAACTTCGTAAAGTCCTATTAACTCATGGCCATTTGGATCATTGCGCTGGGGCGAAAGAGCTTGCTAAGAAATGGCAGGTTCCCATTGAGGGCCCCCACCCTCTTGAAAAATTTTGGCTTGATCAACTTCCAGAGCAAACCGTCCGTTTTGGTTTTGGGGAGGCCGAACCTTTTGAGCCGGATCGTTGGTTACTCGACGGGGATACGGTTTCTCTTGGAGAGCATGAATTAAAGGTATTTCATTGCCCAGGACACACGCCTGGGCACATCGTGTTCTATGACGAGCCTACTCGCCTTGCTTTTGTTGGCGATGTCTTATTTGCTGGATCGATTGGCCGCACAGATTTTCCAAAAGGTAATCACGCAGACCTAATACACGCCATCAAAACAAAGTTATGGCCTTTAGGCAACGATGTACATTTTGTGCCAGGCCATGGCCCCATGTCGACTTTTGGCCGCGAGAGACAAAATAACCCCTATGTTGGGGATAGGGCTTAG
- the gcvH gene encoding glycine cleavage system protein GcvH translates to MNIPNDLLFAQTHEWVRHGDDGQYWVGISNHAQEALGDILFLKLPEPGSSLKQGQACATIESLKAASDIHAPISGIISEINVAAVEKPESINTQPYDVWLFKIQTKDEALSVNELALLQSPDQYETGVSG, encoded by the coding sequence ATGAATATTCCAAACGATCTTTTGTTTGCACAAACCCATGAATGGGTAAGGCATGGTGATGACGGTCAATATTGGGTTGGCATTAGTAATCATGCTCAAGAGGCCTTGGGGGATATTCTTTTTCTAAAGCTTCCTGAACCTGGGTCTTCATTGAAACAGGGTCAGGCTTGCGCTACGATTGAATCGCTCAAAGCAGCAAGCGATATTCATGCGCCAATTAGTGGGATCATTAGCGAAATTAATGTAGCGGCAGTAGAAAAACCAGAAAGCATCAACACCCAACCCTATGATGTTTGGCTTTTCAAAATTCAGACAAAAGATGAGGCGCTGTCTGTTAACGAGCTTGCGTTATTACAAAGCCCCGATCAATACGAGACTGGCGTTAGTGGCTAA
- a CDS encoding F0F1 ATP synthase subunit epsilon has protein sequence MATIHVDVVSAEQSIFSGEAKFVALPGESGELGILHGHTPLITRIRPGSVRIEKADGDEEFVFVAGGYLEVQPDCVTVLADTAIRGHDLDEAKALEAKRRAEEAMQNRAGDFDIAYAQSEFAMAAAQLAAIARLRRKK, from the coding sequence ATGGCAACCATTCATGTTGATGTCGTGAGTGCAGAGCAGTCAATTTTTAGTGGCGAGGCTAAATTTGTAGCCCTTCCAGGCGAATCAGGTGAGCTTGGAATTCTGCATGGCCACACCCCTTTAATTACTCGCATTCGGCCTGGTTCGGTGCGAATTGAAAAGGCGGATGGCGATGAAGAGTTTGTCTTTGTTGCCGGCGGTTATTTAGAGGTTCAGCCAGATTGCGTTACGGTTTTGGCTGATACCGCAATCCGTGGCCATGATCTGGATGAGGCTAAGGCGCTTGAGGCAAAAAGGCGTGCTGAAGAAGCCATGCAAAATCGTGCCGGTGATTTTGATATTGCCTACGCCCAGTCTGAATTTGCAATGGCCGCAGCTCAATTGGCTGCAATTGCGCGCTTGCGTCGTAAGAAGTAA
- the priA gene encoding replication restart helicase PriA has product MNQSAPIIVKVVVDRPLPEAFDYLWDKETLRAIPQVGMLVEVPFGRTNLPGIVIEVTTYSHLNDSKLKKVLQIAPLNPIDNRLMELAHFASQYYLHGLGETIVSAIPKWWRTASNWNKPLDYLNLKTKDATESKAKEKKLSLEELNDDQRQAIQILNGHQQGTFNTFLLNGVTGSGKTAVYLTFIETLLKQDPAAQVLIMLPEINLTPQLQRRIQEYFPQEILAVLHSGLTEKQRGIAWYLAMTGLARIVLGTRLSIMTPLPKLVGIVVDEENDSSFKQQEGMAYSARDLAVWRAKNERLPIVLVSATPSSQTWQAVKEGRYQEIQLTNRAGGFQMPNVELVAPSKSSRSITISPLMIRALEQNLHKGRQSLILINRRGLAPVLSCSSCNWLSECDQCSSYMVMHRQLGHFKKPMLCCHHCGLMKVVPQGCPRCGDVDLQPLGRGTQKVEDQLQALFPQATVLRVDADTARTSKKTEALFQEIHAGSAQIIVGTQMLAKGHDYQNIGLVCVLDADARLYSNDYMAPEHLFAQLVQVAGRAGRFSGESTQILIETRYPDDPVYQYIKTFDLAGFMEHLMAARQEAGLPPFSYQALVHAEAKQKKEVLTWLNHAKQFLQKTAHLQTGITVFDPVPKSIARLGGWERSQLLIESRQRAPLQALLNELEHYLRQQSVGRISKVGKVRWSIERDPLFI; this is encoded by the coding sequence TTGAATCAATCAGCGCCAATCATCGTTAAAGTTGTTGTCGATCGGCCTCTTCCGGAGGCCTTTGATTACCTATGGGATAAAGAAACGCTTCGCGCCATACCCCAGGTCGGGATGTTGGTTGAGGTTCCCTTTGGACGAACAAATCTACCAGGTATAGTTATTGAAGTAACTACTTACTCTCATTTAAATGATTCAAAATTAAAGAAAGTACTTCAGATTGCGCCCCTAAACCCGATCGATAATCGCTTGATGGAATTAGCGCATTTTGCTTCCCAATATTATCTTCATGGGCTTGGCGAAACAATTGTGTCAGCGATACCGAAATGGTGGCGCACTGCCAGCAACTGGAATAAGCCACTTGATTATTTAAATCTCAAAACAAAGGACGCAACCGAATCAAAAGCCAAGGAGAAAAAACTCTCTCTTGAGGAGCTCAATGATGATCAAAGACAAGCAATTCAGATCCTAAACGGCCATCAGCAGGGGACATTTAATACATTCCTTCTCAACGGGGTGACCGGTAGTGGCAAAACAGCCGTTTACCTTACGTTTATCGAAACTTTGCTCAAGCAAGACCCCGCGGCTCAAGTTTTAATCATGCTGCCCGAAATTAATCTAACTCCGCAATTACAAAGGCGGATTCAAGAATATTTCCCCCAAGAGATTCTGGCCGTTCTTCACAGTGGATTAACGGAGAAGCAGCGTGGCATTGCTTGGTACCTTGCAATGACGGGGCTTGCCCGCATCGTATTGGGTACGCGACTATCGATTATGACCCCCCTACCAAAATTGGTAGGGATTGTGGTCGATGAGGAAAATGACAGCTCCTTTAAGCAGCAAGAAGGTATGGCCTATTCAGCGCGCGACTTAGCCGTGTGGCGTGCTAAAAACGAACGCCTGCCAATTGTTTTAGTTTCAGCAACCCCCTCCTCGCAAACCTGGCAGGCAGTAAAAGAAGGTCGGTATCAGGAAATTCAATTGACCAATCGAGCCGGGGGTTTTCAAATGCCCAATGTCGAGCTGGTAGCCCCTAGTAAGTCCTCGCGTTCAATCACCATCAGTCCTTTAATGATCAGGGCGCTTGAACAGAATCTTCACAAAGGTCGACAGAGTCTAATATTGATCAACCGGCGGGGATTGGCGCCCGTTCTTAGTTGTTCATCGTGTAATTGGTTAAGTGAGTGTGACCAGTGTTCCAGTTATATGGTGATGCATCGACAGTTAGGGCACTTTAAAAAGCCTATGTTGTGCTGCCATCATTGCGGCCTGATGAAAGTTGTTCCACAAGGATGCCCAAGGTGTGGTGATGTTGATTTGCAGCCGCTCGGGAGGGGAACCCAAAAAGTCGAGGATCAATTACAAGCACTGTTCCCACAAGCAACGGTACTACGCGTTGACGCCGATACTGCACGCACGAGCAAAAAGACCGAGGCGCTGTTTCAAGAGATACATGCTGGTTCAGCACAAATTATTGTTGGTACACAAATGCTTGCGAAGGGGCACGATTATCAAAATATCGGCCTAGTTTGTGTTCTGGATGCCGATGCAAGGTTGTATTCCAATGACTATATGGCGCCAGAACATTTATTTGCTCAACTTGTTCAGGTGGCTGGGCGGGCTGGGCGTTTTAGTGGTGAGTCCACCCAGATATTGATTGAAACTCGATATCCCGATGATCCCGTGTATCAATATATAAAAACATTCGATCTAGCTGGATTCATGGAGCATTTAATGGCTGCTCGTCAAGAGGCAGGTCTGCCGCCATTTAGTTATCAAGCGTTAGTGCATGCGGAAGCAAAGCAGAAGAAAGAAGTATTGACATGGCTAAATCATGCAAAACAATTTTTGCAGAAAACCGCTCATTTACAAACCGGAATCACCGTCTTTGATCCAGTTCCGAAATCCATCGCTCGCCTAGGAGGATGGGAGCGTTCACAATTATTAATTGAGTCGCGTCAACGGGCACCGCTCCAAGCCCTGCTTAATGAGCTTGAGCATTATTTGCGGCAACAGTCAGTCGGACGAATTTCAAAAGTGGGCAAAGTGCGCTGGTCAATTGAGCGCGACCCGCTATTTATTTAG